Sequence from the Zeugodacus cucurbitae isolate PBARC_wt_2022May chromosome 5, idZeuCucr1.2, whole genome shotgun sequence genome:
AGATGCGGATTCGATTTGTAGGCTTGGCTGGCATATAaattgcttgtgttgttgtgaCCATTGTTCGCGTTGTTCGTGTAATTATTCTTGGTGAGCTTTTCAATGTAAATGGGGCTGGGGTCGTGACTACCGTTCATGGCATGCACATTGAAGCTTTTGCTGCGGTTCAGTGCTTTGGCATAGGTGCGCGCAGGTTTCGCTGGACCaactgttgtttgttgttgttgcatattgtgttgatgttgttgttgctgctgctgctggtattGTGTGCGATGTTCAGGATGCCCTAAAGTGCTGTAACCACCAGTTACTAGGCGTTGTCCAGGTCGCTGATAGGTTGACGACTGTGACGCATGTAACGGCTGAtgatgatgctgctgctgttgaggGTGTGGTTGTTGCTGGTGCTCCTGCAGTTTGCGTGGCAATGTTTGTGTAGTGCGATAATCCTGATTTAAGTTCGGCGTAGAAGCGGCAAAATTTTGACTTGTGCGTTGATAACGCCCCAAAGTGCTGGTCGTTACATTTCTGGAAGTGAACAGTGAACAGACACGAATTGAAAAACTAATAGAACTAAGCCAATAAATCTCAAAATTATAGAAGTCTGTAACCACTCACCTCTGCTTGTAAAGCTCTCCTTCATCGCGCCGATTCGCACTCACAGCGTCGCGATTGTTTCGCTCCTGCTTACCTGCATAGCCCGCATCAACACTATCTCTGGGCGCTAAGATCTTGCGCTTGCCAACGGTACcggctacatacatattttccttGCCATACAAAGTACTCGAGTATGGATCTTCGCCCAAGTAGTAACGTTGTCTAGGACTTGGTCCACGTTCGCCCATTTCACCTCGCTCATTAGCGTACGGATCCGCCGAATTTGCACGTTTGAATTGTGTTTTCTGTATTTGTCCGTTACTGCGTTCGAGTGTTGCCGCATGTATATAGTTCTTATGCGCCTGAGTTGTCTCCTGCGGCACACTCTCCAACTCCGAATCACCGGAGACACCACCCTGTCCGCCGATATGGCTATCTATAAGATTATACTGCTGATAGGTAGTTTGTTGGCCCACCTTGTCGATGGCTTGTGGTGATGGCGATTGCTCACGTGACTTACTGCGCGACTTCATGCGCATTTTTCGCTCAGCGCTGGCCGAACGTATCTTATTGACAAGTTTACGCAGCGAATTACCGATCACCTGACCCATTTTACTCGACTTGTGCGAGGTCACGGTGGAGTTGGATATGGTTGAGGCGGTCGTCTGCGTGGTCTGCGTCGCCATCACGGGACGCATGTACGATTGCGAGTGCGCGTGTTCGTGTTGTGTGGTCGGTGCAAATCGTGTGCGTTGATTTTGCTTTCGTGTCAATGTGCTGCTGTTCTGACCGACCAATTGACTCGGTGGTGGGCCATAGTTAGTGGGTGCgtgttcaatgatattgttgcgGTAGTTGCGCTGATTTCGTATACCATTCACATATTCCACTTGTGGCGATGAGGAGCGACTGCGTGGCGGCGGCGAGTAGTCTGGCGGTGGTTCCAGCAAATTTCGTTGGCTATGCGCGTGTTGACGCTCCAATGGCACTTTCTGTGGTGGCGGCGGTGAGGCGCTGTGTTGCTGTCGTAGTTTCTTTTCGATGGCGCGACGACGTTGTGGCACTGTAGGACGACCGAGCGTGCTGGTTTGGTAATGTTCTCGTTCGGGCGAGATTCCACGTGATTCAGACGAAGGTAATGGCTTAAGTGAGTTTGTATTATGCAACTCATAGCCGACGCCGCGTGTTGTATCCTCCAATGTGCGTTCGTAACTGCGACTGCGCATTTCGTTATATTCGTATTTCTTAGCGGCGCTAGGTCCAAAGTCGGCAGGAGAACGTCGAACCTCCAAATCACGTTCCTGACTTTGTTGTTTAGCTGGCATAAAAGCGCGTTTATTATTGTCCAACTCAGCGCCGTTTAACGCACCGTAACGTAGATCACCACGTGAACCACTTATATGGCGCACCCCCATTTCTCTGCTCGTCTTGCCGGTACCAACACCCACCGGTGGCGCTTCCACATCATCGAGTCTATCACGCGAATTGCGACTACTTTTCGCCAAAAACTGTGAAGATAAACTCTGCCGTTGCTTCTGATGCAGTATATCCTCACGACTGACGTAATTGTCTGTGGACTCGACTAAGTAATGACTATCTTGCTGTTTATCGCGTCGCAGCCGATTGCGCTCCACAGTCTCTTGAAGATCATCACGAAATGCTTTCGTAGCAAAATGATTCGCTGGCGGCTCTTTACGTTCGGTCCAATTTGTGATACCCTGGTAGTACTTTGAACGTCCAGCCGGTCCATTCGGATGTGCCTCGATCACATGATCCTTCGATTGCTTACGCTCGTATGCATTGTTCGCCGTCAATCGATGACCATTGGTCAGTGGCGCAGGCGTTGGTGTTTGATTCGATTTGATGGTAACATTGAAGTATGTCTTTTTAGTCGGCTCTATATCGCCACCGCCGTCATCTTCACGCGAATCATTAGAAGCAGTTGACTCGCTGCCGAAATGTGATTCCAACCATTTGATCGTTTCACCCTTGCGTGTTTCCTCTTCACGATCGAAATCCAGTGGTCGCTTGGTTAGCGCATCTTTGCGATCCGCCAGTAGCGTGGCTTCTTCAAAGAAACAAATATTCGAATATAGTTTAAGTGGATACCAAATGTCtattaattatagtaaaattataaaaaattataagctAGCAGTTTGGTTCCCAAACCTCTACATTACATAGTACTTCAGCGATCTTCAGTACAGTAAAAAGGAATGTAGTTTGCTTGAAGCTTTCTGATATTAACTCAGTTAACCCCAGCGTGACCATATGGTCACGCAAGAAGTAGtagttgaatttaaaaaaaaaaatcagagctCACCCAAATAATTTCCTTTGAACTAGCTTTTTCCATGTAAATACGCATGCGCGAAGCGAACtgcgtttaaaatttttcataaagtgTCTTTGTTTCGAAGTGAGCAGGTGtgaaaaagttgaaagaaaaaaatatggcaaaaaatgcgaaatttgATAGAAACAAAAGGTAAGTAccgtaatattttttgaagtgtgttgtttttaaaagaagttaagtttcaatttgaataataataaagtgaaaatatatgacaactatattttgtaaaaaaataaaatgttcttgTTGACCATTAACGGTATTTTTTCCTGGTGTGACCATATGGTCACGCTGGGCTAGATTAAAAGCTCATTTTATGTAACGTAATTTTCGTTCAAATGAATTGAAAACTTTATAATTCGTGGTGAATTCTTTCCAAACTTTCAGACGTTTAAACACACAAGAGGTTATTTACTATCTAAATGACTTTTGTGATAGCGATGAAGAAGATTCGCCCGCTGCTCTATATATCTTACCTCCGGACAACGAAAATGGTGGAATCAGTGGAGAAGATGATGGTGATGAAGACGACGTAGGTAAGCCAGAGGATATATGTGTTGGTCAATTGAAGGCACCTTGTGAGTTAGTGATGAGCAGTGGTAAAAGGGTTTTAACGATTGATAATGATGATGAGGAGGATGACTTGGAAGTTGCTGATTCTGTGTTGATCGACATATTAGAAAACTCTACTCAGAACTTGCAAACTAATTTGTTAGAGGAACAGGGCGAAATATCAATAGAACCGTCCTCATCACAACCTGAAACGTATGTCAGCGGCTTACGAAAAGTGAAACCTACACCGTCTTCAGTGCCACCGCCACTGTTACGTAAGGAATCACATTTTACGTGGGTAGAAGATAACTCGGACGGATTGATCCCCATTTTCCCTTCACGAAATTTTGAAGACTGTAAGGTGAAGCCTCATGAGCAACTTGAAAAGTTTTTTGACGATGAACTCATAGAGCACATTATAAACGAATCGCGAAGATATGCAATTTTTCTTGGTAAACCAAATCCTCAAATTACCAGTGCGGAGCTTAAAGTTTTCATAGCCATCTTGTTGGTCAGTGGATACAATGGTCGAAGTACGTTCAGGTCATTTTGGAGCGTTGACAATGACATGCGCAATGAGATGGTATACTTAGCTATGCGTAGAAATCGATTCGAGGAAATTTTGAGATTCTTACACTTTGAGGatagttgtaaaaaaataactgaCGGAGATAAGATGTGGAAACTGCGGTCATTAACCgaccacttaaaatcaaatatgCTGAAACATTTCCATCCAGAACAACAGCTTTCATTTGACGAGAGCATGATATCATATTTTGGGCGTCACGGATGCAAGCAGTTCATCAAAGGAAAACCATTACGGTTCGGTTATAAAGTTTGGTCCTTGTGTACGATATCGGgatatttagttaattttgaaatttatcaaggaAATAATCCTCGTGCCAATAGTACCTACGAGCAAACATTTGGAAAATGCGCAGCTCCACTGCTGAATATGATAGACGATTTTACACCAGCGGTTCAGAATCTACCATTTTCCTTCTATTTTGACAATCTTTTCACCAGTGTTCCTCTGTTAGTTTACTTGAAAGCTCGAGGATATACCGCAACAGGTACGATCCGGGAAAATCGGCTGCCAAAAAGTTGCCCGattgaacataaaaaaatattgaaaaataaggaGCGTGGTCATATTGAGTCTACAAAATTGAAAGAAGCTAATATTTTTCTCACAAAATGGAATGATAACGCAGTTGTTAGCATCGCTTCGACTACGTATGGCGCAAACCCGGTAACAAATGCAGTTCGATACTCacagaagcaaaaaaaatttattgatgttCCACGGCCATTAGTTATCAGGGagtacaataaatatatgagcGGCGTAGATCGTATGGATCAGAATGTGGGCTTGTATCGAATAGGTATAAGAGGAAAGAAATGGTGGAATAGTATCTTTACGTGGCTAGTTGACGTTTCGGTACAAAATAGCTGGCT
This genomic interval carries:
- the LOC105216225 gene encoding uncharacterized protein LOC105216225 isoform X3 gives rise to the protein MNSNDKSKINSILKTTKVGDGDVAGKQLLKKARRDSEADKEVVEFEPKDDSDECDTEAITKEEEWITKKKTELTTTRQIETRVKRQLVLEDGKVVEDSGPIVSTNTTEDTDKQETETTEKRDLGIPIDSIPVEAGNGGALEAPADTVDGQVAVLPAENSKIIKKMVPRPADGLVRDSNEKRVITHEEVKDYLETEDVRNLGDFSDETYVKAVNSGVENLQEVLQQRTAENQRQLVPLGPRIIANTTKSFKTIDSEDLEKRCLLQADGQLVTESKKTTEHEVIVDRELPEEDDQSTGSREKIQTVEASQHLYKQRDEQYVDKIVDGKVVNTEMKYAAETMQIEKDGSLERPGDWDSLSDRMRKLRRPHQKSALQQPHKEATLLADRKDALTKRPLDFDREEETRKGETIKWLESHFGSESTASNDSREDDGGGDIEPTKKTYFNVTIKSNQTPTPAPLTNGHRLTANNAYERKQSKDHVIEAHPNGPAGRSKYYQGITNWTERKEPPANHFATKAFRDDLQETVERNRLRRDKQQDSHYLVESTDNYVSREDILHQKQRQSLSSQFLAKSSRNSRDRLDDVEAPPVGVGTGKTSREMGVRHISGSRGDLRYGALNGAELDNNKRAFMPAKQQSQERDLEVRRSPADFGPSAAKKYEYNEMRSRSYERTLEDTTRGVGYELHNTNSLKPLPSSESRGISPEREHYQTSTLGRPTVPQRRRAIEKKLRQQHSASPPPPQKVPLERQHAHSQRNLLEPPPDYSPPPRSRSSSPQVEYVNGIRNQRNYRNNIIEHAPTNYGPPPSQLVGQNSSTLTRKQNQRTRFAPTTQHEHAHSQSYMRPVMATQTTQTTASTISNSTVTSHKSSKMGQVIGNSLRKLVNKIRSASAERKMRMKSRSKSREQSPSPQAIDKVGQQTTYQQYNLIDSHIGGQGGVSGDSELESVPQETTQAHKNYIHAATLERSNGQIQKTQFKRANSADPYANERGEMGERGPSPRQRYYLGEDPYSSTLYGKENMYVAGTVGKRKILAPRDSVDAGYAGKQERNNRDAVSANRRDEGELYKQRNVTTSTLGRYQRTSQNFAASTPNLNQDYRTTQTLPRKLQEHQQQPHPQQQQHHHQPLHASQSSTYQRPGQRLVTGGYSTLGHPEHRTQYQQQQQQQHQHNMQQQQTTVGPAKPARTYAKALNRSKSFNVHAMNGSHDPSPIYIEKLTKNNYTNNANNGHNNTSNLYASQAYKSNPHLYSGPSKENSLQSGLKSPSIVNLISRSQKDLTKIDSLESEQNDMLEKKQIFMRGLHQQAPDLYKTLHGDESYAGPCTPNKYHQLRHSTSLETRSPIEINKDTASIVRRDSSSNDGYVVNAYSNKTTMESATANRRILYKDEQRRRTPGATIISVRNDMEK